The genomic region GCGTTACCCGCCAAAATGCCTGCCAAGGACTGGCCCCTAGGGTATAGGCGGCCTCTTCGGCGCTGTGGCCATGTTCTTGGAGGGCAGGCAGCACCTCGCGCACCACAAAGGGAAAGGTGATAAATAACGTCACAAGCACCATGCTGGGCCAAGCGAACACGATCTGGATGCCCTGGCTGCGGAAGAACGGGCCAACCAAGCCAATGGTGGGGCTATAGGTCAGCATCACCAGCATCCCCACCACCACGGGGGAAATAGCAATGGGTAGATCTAACAAGCCTAAAATTAGCAACCGCCCTGGGAACCGATAGCGGGCCAACAGCCACGCCGTGAGCACCCCAAACACCGTATTTAGGGGCACCACCCAGAGGGTGATCAGCACCGTCATCCAAATGGCGTGGCGGGCCTCCGGGGTGGTAATTCCGGCCATAAAGGCTCCCCACCCCGCTGCAAAGGCCTGCACCAAAATGTTGATCAGCGGAAAAACCACCAGCAGCGCCAGGAAGATAAATCCTAGGCTAATTAAGGCCCATTTGCCGTAGGGCGAAGGTGGGCGCAGTGGGGTTGAGACAGCGGCAGCAACCTCTGAGCCTAGGGGCGGCAGTGAGGACGAATCACGGCCCTGATTCGCCTCTGGCCTCTCCTGATCAATCGTCATAGCGCTGGCTCCACCCTTGCAATAGATTAATCAGCAGCAAAATAATCAGCGACAGCAGCATCAGCACAAAGGATACGGCGGCAGCTCCGCCATAGTCGTACTCCTCTAGCCGCTGGTAGATATAAACCGGGGCAGTAAGGGTCGAGAAGGGAATGTTGCCCGACAGCAGCACCACTGCGCCATACTCACCGATGGATCGCGAAAAGGCCAGCACAAACCCGGTGAGCAGGGAGGGAATCAGCAGGGGCAAAATCACCCGCCAGAAGGTTTGCCGGGGCGTTGCGCCTAAACTGGTTGCCGCCTCCTCG from Leptolyngbya sp. BL0902 harbors:
- a CDS encoding sulfate ABC transporter permease yields the protein MTIDQERPEANQGRDSSSLPPLGSEVAAAVSTPLRPPSPYGKWALISLGFIFLALLVVFPLINILVQAFAAGWGAFMAGITTPEARHAIWMTVLITLWVVPLNTVFGVLTAWLLARYRFPGRLLILGLLDLPIAISPVVVGMLVMLTYSPTIGLVGPFFRSQGIQIVFAWPSMVLVTLFITFPFVVREVLPALQEHGHSAEEAAYTLGASPWQAFWRVTLPNIRWAIMYGIILCTARAIGEFGAISVVSGKVIRQTNTLTLHVQRVYGEFDTVAAFGASLLLSMIAVVTLVVQLGLKEKRE